In a single window of the Littorina saxatilis isolate snail1 linkage group LG3, US_GU_Lsax_2.0, whole genome shotgun sequence genome:
- the LOC138963268 gene encoding putative acyl--CoA ligase YdaB: MDPISRTVPAMLRHWATVNPHTPAFIYVDAVGGRHVLTCSDVFRFSSRYAAILRRNGVKSGTTVCNTLPNSPERLLTDLGIILAGGVAMNGQLFLADGEDFVGNLKDSEAFAVILDPKDLKGAAKVLEKRAHSTQECEQLKYPEMPALKRVFEVHFEKGGLEKKPLLQLLEKEQESFVADVTPRDTALIFTTSGSTGFSKLVPWSHENVLALGDDLYESLDHRPGEVIYNDWFQGWAIGFPNMFLSHGVTRVLLDISSISDWTLEIYIAFVWDVIRRERCSLACLSATELIKITNLWHREQQTGKILWQLRVIVSAGQPYCKTHMLGVGKITKSVLVVYGSTETGNLSTKLVTSSEDYEDCNNGTPLSGVKLRVVNAELQDQPVGNLGEILVRTSHLFDRYVNNEEATQRAFTEDGWYKTGDMGYFNDKGEIYTVCRSTYSIMRGSYLLYPGWLERRIRQCPGVEQILIVPVPDPIVFQELCACVVTRPGAQLTSEGLREFCKTLFLTSEEEEMTAVPKYYLFFDALPTTNTGKTSRRATEAVARQRLGLEG; the protein is encoded by the exons ATGGACCCCATATCTCGCACTGTGCCTGCCATGTTGCGCCACTGGGCCACCGTGAACCCTCACACCCCGGCCTTCATTTATGTGGACGCCGTAGGAGGGCGCCACGTGCTGACCTGTTCCGACGTCTTCCGGTTCAGCTCAAG GTACGCAGCCATCTTACGGCGCAACGGCGTGAAGTCTGGCACTACGGTGTGCAACACTCTGCCCAACTCGCCTGAGCGATTGCTGACCGATCTGGGCATCATCCTGGCCGGAGGAGTGGCCATGAACGGCCAGCTCTTTCTGGCTGACGGCGAAGACTTCGTGGGAAATCTCAAGGATTCCGAAGCCTTCGCCGTAATTCTGGATCCTAAAGATCTCAAAGGTGCCGCCAAAGTGTTGGAGAAGAGGGCGCATTCCACACAAGAGTGTGAACAG TTGAAGTATCCCGAAATGCCAGCCTTGAAGCGAGTATTTGAAGTCCACTTTGAAAAAGGCGGCTTGGAAAAAAAGCCTCTTCTTCAACTCCTTGAAAAAGAACAGGAAAGCTTCGTGGCTGACGTCACGCCACGTGACACAGCGCTCATCTTTACCACTTCCGGCAGTACAGGGTTCTCGAAACTGGTGCCTTGGAGTCACGAGAATGTGCTCGCTTTGGGAGATGACCTGTACGAATCTCTGGACCACCGCCCCGGAGAGGTCATCTACAACGACTGGTTTCAGGGTTGGGCTATAGGGTTTCCCAATATGTTCCTCTCTCACGGTGTAACCCG AGTGTTGCTTGACATAAGCTCTATATCGGACTGGACATTGGAGATCTACATCGCCTTCGTTTGGGACGTGATCCGCCGTGAGCGATGCTCTCTGGCCTGCCTATCTGCTACAGAGCTGATCAAGATCACAAACCTCTGGCATCGCGAGCAGCAGACGGGAAAGATACTGTGGCAGCTCCGCGTGATTGTGTCGGCGGGACAGCCATACTGTAAGACACACATGCTCGGCGTTGGAAAGATCACCAAGAGCGTCCTTGTTGTTTACGGGTCCACGGAAACTGGGAATTTGAGCACCAAG CTTGTGACCAGCAGCGAAGACTACGAAGACTGTAACAACGGCACGCCTCTCAGTGGTGTTAAGCTGAGAGTGGTTAACGCAGAGCTACAAGACCAGCCTGTGGGAAACCTGGGGGAAATCCTCGTGCGCACTTCTCATCTCTTTGACAGATACGTCAACAACGAGGAAGCCACGCAGCGAGCCTTCACCGAGGACGGGTGGTACAAGACTGGCGACATGGGTTACTTCAACGATAAGGGGGAG atttataCGGTATGCCGTTCGACCTACAGCATTATGCGAGGTTCCTACCTCCTGTACCCGGGGTGGCTTGAGCGACGCATCCGCCAGTGCCCGGGTGTAGAGCAAATCCTGATTGTGCCCGTGCCCGATCCTATAGTCTTCCAAGAGCTCTGCGCATGCGTCGTGACCCGTCCTGGGGCACAGCTGACGTCAGAAGGGCTGAGGGAGTTCTGCAAGACCTTGTTTCTGACGTCAGAGGAAGAGGAAATGACGGCGGTGCCCAAGTATTACTTGTTCTTCGATGCCCTGCCCACCACAAATACTGGTAAAACCAGTCGGCGTGCTACTGAAGCGGTTGCCAGGCAGCGGCTGGGATTGGAAGGTTAA